From Papaver somniferum cultivar HN1 unplaced genomic scaffold, ASM357369v1 unplaced-scaffold_99, whole genome shotgun sequence, the proteins below share one genomic window:
- the LOC113346351 gene encoding uncharacterized protein LOC113346351: MFFFFVGGLEQQVRQVLKTGAGKCIMCGSRADLVDYEKVLKLFFVPVWRKPGKEPLMHCTNCSLFFPPLQESPSPSLPDVLRCHSCARVVDPQFNFCPFCGSSL, encoded by the coding sequence atgtttttcttctttgttggaGGATTAGAGCAACAAGTTCGTCAGGTATTAAAGACCGGAGCCGGTAAATGCATCATGTGTGGATCTAGAGCTGATTTAGTAGACTACGAGAAAGTACTAAAATTGTTCTTTGTACCAGTATGGCGTAAACCTGGCAAAGAACCACTTATGCACTGTACTAATTGCTCTCTCTTTTTTCCACCTCTTCAAGAATCTCCCTCTCCTTCTCTGCCCGATGTCTTGCGATGTCATTCTTGTGCTCGTGTTGTTGATCCTCAGTTCAATTTCTGCCCCTTTTGTGGTTCGTCTCTCTAA